A single window of Flagellimonas maritima DNA harbors:
- the dnaK gene encoding molecular chaperone DnaK: protein MSKIIGIDLGTTNSCVSVMEGNEPVVIPNAEGKRTTPSVIAFVEGGEIKVGDPAKRQAVTNPHKTIYSIKRFMGNKFSESSKEANRVPYKVVKGDNDTPRVDIDGRLYTPQELSAMILQKMKKTAEDYLGQDVTRAVVTVPAYFNDSQRQATKEAGEIAGLTVERIINEPTAASLAYGLDKKDKDQKIVVFDFGGGTHDVSILELGDGVFEVLATDGDTHLGGDDVDQKIIDWLAEEFKKDENMDLREDAMALQRLREAAEKAKIELSSSAQTEINLPYVTATSSGPKHLVRTLTRAKFEQLIEDLVKRTIAPCETALKSAGLSKSDIDEIILVGGSTRIPAVQEAVEKFFGKKPSKGVNPDEVVAVGAAIQGGVLTGDVKDVLLLDVTPLSLGIETMGSVFTKLIESNTTIPTKKSQVFSTAADNQPSVEIHVLQGERPMAADNKTIGRFHLDGIPPAPRGTPQIEVTFDIDANGIIKVSATDKATNKSQDIRIEASSGLTEEEIQKMKAEAEANAEADKKVKETADKLNEADGMIFQTEKQLKEFGDKLSDDKKKPIEDALEELKKAYETKDLALIEPALEKINEAWKVASEEMYKAQAESAQAGGESAGGNSSANGSASDSAAEGDNVEDVDFEEVK from the coding sequence ATGAGCAAGATAATAGGTATAGACTTGGGTACGACCAACTCCTGTGTTTCCGTTATGGAAGGTAACGAACCTGTCGTAATTCCAAATGCTGAGGGCAAAAGGACTACTCCTTCTGTCATTGCATTTGTAGAGGGCGGTGAAATAAAGGTTGGTGACCCGGCAAAGAGACAAGCGGTAACAAATCCGCACAAAACGATTTACTCCATCAAGAGATTTATGGGGAACAAGTTTTCAGAATCTTCAAAAGAAGCGAATAGGGTTCCTTATAAAGTAGTAAAAGGTGATAACGATACGCCACGTGTAGATATTGATGGGCGTTTGTATACTCCCCAAGAACTATCTGCCATGATTCTTCAGAAAATGAAGAAGACAGCAGAAGATTACTTGGGACAAGATGTAACAAGGGCGGTAGTTACCGTACCTGCATACTTTAACGATTCGCAAAGACAAGCTACAAAAGAGGCTGGTGAAATTGCTGGTTTAACAGTAGAACGTATAATTAACGAGCCTACAGCCGCATCTTTAGCCTACGGTTTGGACAAAAAAGATAAGGATCAAAAAATAGTTGTATTCGATTTTGGTGGTGGTACACATGATGTATCCATATTGGAATTAGGGGACGGTGTTTTTGAAGTATTGGCAACTGATGGTGATACACATTTAGGTGGTGATGATGTTGACCAAAAAATCATCGATTGGTTGGCAGAGGAGTTCAAGAAGGACGAGAATATGGACCTTCGTGAAGATGCCATGGCATTACAACGTTTACGTGAAGCTGCCGAAAAAGCAAAGATTGAATTGTCTTCTTCTGCGCAGACCGAAATCAATTTGCCTTATGTAACGGCAACATCTTCTGGACCCAAGCACTTGGTAAGAACTTTGACGCGTGCAAAATTTGAACAATTGATAGAGGACTTGGTCAAAAGGACAATAGCTCCATGTGAGACGGCTTTAAAATCAGCAGGATTGTCCAAAAGTGATATTGACGAAATCATCCTTGTTGGTGGTTCCACGCGAATTCCAGCAGTTCAAGAAGCTGTGGAAAAATTCTTTGGCAAGAAACCTTCAAAGGGGGTGAATCCTGATGAGGTAGTTGCTGTAGGAGCTGCAATACAGGGGGGTGTTTTGACGGGAGACGTAAAAGATGTCCTGTTATTGGACGTTACTCCACTTTCTTTAGGAATTGAAACCATGGGAAGTGTTTTTACCAAGTTGATTGAATCGAACACGACAATCCCAACAAAAAAATCACAGGTATTCTCTACCGCTGCGGATAATCAACCATCGGTTGAAATCCATGTATTGCAAGGAGAAAGACCAATGGCCGCAGACAATAAAACCATTGGCAGGTTTCATTTAGATGGTATTCCACCAGCACCAAGGGGTACGCCACAAATTGAGGTCACCTTTGATATTGATGCCAATGGTATCATTAAAGTTTCTGCTACGGACAAGGCAACGAACAAATCACAGGATATTCGAATCGAAGCCTCTTCTGGGTTGACAGAAGAAGAAATCCAAAAGATGAAGGCCGAAGCTGAGGCAAATGCCGAAGCTGATAAAAAAGTAAAAGAAACCGCAGACAAATTGAATGAGGCTGATGGGATGATTTTCCAAACTGAAAAGCAGCTAAAAGAATTTGGCGATAAACTTTCCGATGATAAGAAAAAGCCAATCGAAGATGCTTTGGAGGAATTGAAGAAAGCTTACGAAACCAAAGACTTAGCGCTAATTGAACCTGCTTTGGAAAAAATCAACGAAGCATGGAAAGTTGCTTCAGAAGAAATGTACAAAGCACAGGCAGAAAGCGCACAAGCTGGAGGTGAGTCTGCAGGAGGAAATTCTTCTGCCAATGGTTCTGCGAGTGACAGTGCTGCAGAAGGCGATAACGTTGAAGACGTAGATTTCGAAGAAGTCAAATAA
- a CDS encoding helix-turn-helix domain-containing protein, translated as MASFGFVDIILFLGVSQGLFLSISLRLIQNRNVGANRVLSLLLLIAALMLFCRISAYRIPEDWIWRFGILIDTTIFLFPPLLYLYVKRLVFRSTPPFKLHWLHYAPALLHVCYYFWTLSIPLSDFNKRYFTGGLNFMFFLVEATGLLSLIFYWIKTFLLIKNYREEEKKELSYHQNIAQFLKFFMFALLTFILLWSVSFLSANILGKYFTYINYVTMWISIPIFIYVVGYFSLRQPEIFRVPVPSKEKSEKQRLKPDEIQKLQKRLHYFISEEKVFLQPDFTLKSLAEKMNTSRNNLSWLLNQTYQISFYDYINRFRIKEFLLKVNNGEHLSHTLLALAMDVGFNSKSTFNKAFKNEMGTTPSEYIKKHKVA; from the coding sequence ATGGCATCTTTTGGTTTTGTGGACATCATTTTGTTTTTGGGAGTCAGCCAAGGTCTCTTTCTGTCTATTTCCCTACGATTGATCCAGAATAGAAATGTTGGTGCGAACAGAGTACTTTCCTTGCTATTATTGATAGCGGCCTTAATGCTTTTTTGTAGAATCTCTGCATATCGGATTCCAGAAGATTGGATATGGCGTTTTGGCATTTTGATAGATACTACAATTTTTCTCTTCCCACCGTTACTCTATTTATACGTAAAACGATTGGTTTTCAGGAGTACACCCCCGTTTAAATTGCATTGGTTACATTATGCTCCCGCCCTACTTCATGTTTGTTATTATTTCTGGACATTGAGCATTCCGTTATCGGATTTTAATAAACGTTACTTTACAGGAGGTCTAAACTTTATGTTTTTTCTGGTTGAAGCCACTGGGTTGCTTTCGCTCATTTTTTATTGGATCAAGACATTTTTGCTTATCAAAAACTATCGGGAAGAAGAAAAAAAAGAACTTTCATACCATCAAAATATAGCTCAGTTTCTCAAATTCTTCATGTTCGCCCTGTTAACTTTTATACTTTTATGGTCGGTCAGCTTTTTAAGCGCAAACATTCTGGGAAAATATTTTACCTACATCAATTATGTGACCATGTGGATTTCCATTCCTATTTTCATTTACGTTGTAGGATATTTTAGCCTTCGGCAGCCCGAAATTTTCAGGGTTCCCGTTCCTTCGAAGGAAAAATCTGAAAAACAGCGTTTAAAGCCCGATGAAATCCAGAAACTTCAAAAACGCCTGCATTACTTCATTTCGGAAGAAAAAGTATTTCTCCAACCCGACTTTACGCTGAAAAGCTTGGCAGAAAAGATGAACACCTCACGCAACAATCTTTCTTGGTTGCTGAACCAAACCTATCAAATCTCCTTTTATGATTATATCAATCGTTTCAGAATTAAGGAATTTCTTCTTAAAGTGAATAATGGGGAACATCTGAGCCATACACTTTTGGCATTGGCCATGGACGTAGGTTTCAATTCAAAATCTACATTTAATAAGGCCTTCAAAAATGAGATGGGCACTACTCCAAGCGAATACATCAAAAAACATAAAGTAGCCTAA
- the rluF gene encoding 23S rRNA pseudouridine(2604) synthase RluF: MKETRINKYLSEVGYCSRRAADKLIDQGRVTINGKVPEMGTKIKPTDEVRVDGELISETKEKPVYLAFNKPIGIVCTTDTRVEKDNIIDFINYPKRIFPIGRLDKPSEGLIFMTNDGDIVNKILRARNHHEKEYVVTVNKPITPEFLKKMRNGVPILGTVTRKCEVEQLGKHQFKIILTQGLNRQIRRMCEYLDYSVKKLKRVRIMNVHLDIPVGKWRHLTIDELKEINTMVADSSKTHS, translated from the coding sequence ATGAAAGAAACCCGAATCAATAAATATTTAAGTGAAGTTGGCTACTGCTCTCGACGGGCAGCCGATAAGCTGATAGACCAAGGAAGGGTCACCATTAATGGTAAAGTACCCGAAATGGGCACAAAAATAAAGCCAACTGATGAGGTTCGTGTGGACGGTGAACTAATCTCAGAAACCAAGGAAAAGCCTGTTTATCTAGCGTTCAATAAACCTATCGGGATTGTCTGTACTACCGATACCAGGGTCGAAAAAGACAATATTATCGATTTTATCAATTATCCAAAACGGATTTTTCCCATAGGACGACTTGATAAACCCAGCGAGGGACTTATTTTTATGACCAACGATGGAGATATCGTCAACAAAATCCTCAGGGCAAGAAATCATCACGAAAAGGAATACGTGGTTACGGTCAACAAACCGATTACGCCTGAATTTTTAAAGAAAATGCGAAATGGCGTTCCAATTCTAGGCACCGTGACCAGAAAATGTGAAGTAGAGCAATTGGGAAAACATCAATTTAAAATTATATTGACCCAAGGACTGAACAGACAGATACGTAGAATGTGCGAATATTTAGATTATAGCGTAAAGAAATTAAAGCGAGTGCGTATTATGAATGTTCATTTGGATATTCCTGTCGGTAAATGGCGACACTTAACAATTGATGAACTTAAAGAAATAAATACAATGGTCGCAGATTCCTCCAAGACCCATAGCTAA
- a CDS encoding flavin reductase family protein has translation MHYTSEDIKQLDKVTRLKIINSVTGIKPANLLGTINNEGLTNLAVFSSIIHLGSNPALLGFIVRPTGEVPRHTYENIKENGSYTINHIHPKFAENAHYTSAKFDGNISEFERCGFTEEFIADFKAPFVKESTFKMGMHFKDAINIPLNGTIMVIGEIEHLIYPDDAMIADDIDLEASNSVGISGLNSYYSLKKIGKYPYARVNETPEF, from the coding sequence ATGCACTATACCAGCGAAGACATTAAACAATTGGATAAAGTAACCCGCTTAAAAATCATTAATTCGGTTACGGGTATAAAGCCTGCCAATCTTTTAGGTACTATAAATAATGAAGGACTAACGAATCTCGCCGTATTTAGTTCCATTATACATTTGGGCAGCAATCCTGCATTATTGGGTTTTATTGTAAGGCCCACTGGCGAAGTACCTAGGCATACCTATGAGAATATTAAGGAAAATGGTTCCTATACCATCAACCACATTCATCCAAAATTTGCGGAGAATGCCCACTATACTTCCGCTAAGTTCGATGGGAATATATCCGAGTTTGAACGCTGCGGCTTCACCGAAGAGTTTATAGCCGATTTTAAAGCGCCGTTCGTGAAGGAAAGTACATTCAAGATGGGAATGCATTTTAAGGATGCCATCAATATTCCGTTGAACGGGACCATTATGGTCATTGGTGAAATTGAACATCTTATTTATCCAGATGATGCGATGATAGCGGACGATATTGACTTGGAAGCTTCCAATAGTGTCGGAATATCTGGGCTGAACAGCTATTATTCCCTAAAAAAAATCGGGAAGTACCCCTACGCCAGGGTTAATGAAACTCCCGAATTTTAA
- a CDS encoding DUF2256 domain-containing protein, whose protein sequence is MHKKQHLPEKVCPVCERPFSWRKKWEKNWEAVKYCSERCRRHK, encoded by the coding sequence ATGCATAAAAAACAACATCTTCCAGAAAAAGTCTGCCCTGTTTGCGAACGTCCTTTTTCGTGGCGAAAGAAATGGGAAAAGAACTGGGAAGCGGTTAAATACTGTAGCGAGCGCTGCAGAAGACATAAGTAG
- the bla gene encoding subclass B1 metallo-beta-lactamase: MKHKLFFILIFLVYKGNNAQSAEEVYKSKDLKIIQLTENTFVHVSYLETEDYGKVGCNGLVFQNNGETAVFDTPVTNAASKELIDWIKEYLNSKVAAVIVTHSHEDCLGGLKVFHEAGITSYASQLTCEFAKEADQVVPQNSFKGKLSTKVGNERVQSLFFGEGHTKDNIVGYVPTENVLFGGCLIKAKGAGKGYIKESNLKEWPKTVKKVKSTLTDIKFVVPGHGKYGGTNLLDYTITMFKNEM, from the coding sequence TTGAAACACAAACTATTCTTTATTTTAATCTTTCTTGTATATAAGGGCAATAATGCCCAATCCGCTGAAGAAGTCTATAAATCCAAGGATTTGAAGATAATTCAGCTTACCGAAAATACATTTGTCCACGTATCGTATTTAGAAACAGAAGATTATGGCAAAGTCGGTTGTAACGGTCTGGTTTTTCAAAATAATGGAGAGACCGCTGTTTTTGATACGCCAGTGACCAATGCCGCTTCCAAAGAACTGATTGACTGGATAAAGGAATATCTCAACTCAAAAGTAGCAGCTGTTATCGTAACACATTCACATGAAGACTGCTTGGGAGGATTAAAAGTGTTTCATGAAGCGGGAATAACATCTTATGCCAGCCAGTTAACCTGTGAATTCGCAAAAGAGGCAGACCAAGTCGTTCCCCAAAATAGTTTTAAAGGCAAACTTTCGACCAAGGTTGGAAATGAACGTGTACAAAGTTTGTTTTTTGGGGAAGGGCATACAAAGGATAATATTGTAGGCTATGTTCCCACGGAAAATGTGCTTTTTGGTGGTTGTTTGATAAAAGCGAAGGGAGCTGGAAAGGGTTACATTAAAGAAAGTAATTTAAAAGAGTGGCCAAAAACGGTTAAAAAAGTAAAAAGTACACTTACGGATATTAAATTTGTGGTGCCAGGCCATGGAAAATATGGAGGAACCAACTTGTTGGACTATACGATTACAATGTTCAAAAATGAAATGTGA
- a CDS encoding response regulator transcription factor, producing METNTLKITIIDNDEKLHPLYRFYFSDESRYELIEIHTSVNKFLSHSARNDTDIIVSEVDLNGISGIDGIPYFNKLNKAPKVLMTSQTSDFKIIKEAFKKGADGFLTKPLTKTRFFNALDELRQHGVALEHDVVKKIIHSFQIKTLERFSKKENQIIGLLTQGYTYKMIADRLFVTPSAVNFHIQNIYVKLNVNSKGEALKKLQELEVRQLNAA from the coding sequence ATGGAGACTAACACATTAAAAATTACCATCATTGACAATGATGAAAAATTACACCCCCTTTATCGATTCTATTTTAGCGATGAGTCGCGTTATGAATTGATAGAAATACATACTTCGGTAAATAAATTTTTATCCCATTCTGCAAGGAATGATACGGACATTATTGTTTCTGAAGTTGATTTGAACGGAATCTCGGGCATTGATGGTATTCCATATTTCAATAAACTGAACAAAGCTCCAAAAGTTTTGATGACGAGCCAGACCAGTGATTTCAAAATTATAAAAGAAGCCTTTAAGAAGGGGGCGGACGGTTTTTTGACCAAACCTTTAACCAAAACCCGATTCTTTAATGCATTGGATGAACTGCGACAACACGGGGTAGCCCTGGAACACGATGTAGTTAAAAAAATCATCCATTCATTCCAAATTAAGACTCTTGAGCGATTCTCGAAAAAGGAAAATCAGATTATTGGGTTGCTCACCCAAGGATATACCTATAAAATGATTGCAGATAGGCTCTTTGTAACGCCAAGCGCAGTAAATTTCCATATTCAGAATATTTACGTAAAACTTAATGTAAACTCAAAAGGCGAGGCATTAAAGAAGCTTCAAGAGTTGGAAGTACGCCAATTGAATGCAGCATGA
- a CDS encoding FAD-binding domain-containing protein: MLPFPVSFDEILNRVDLVDPVAYGSSRNYIDGAVSYLSPYISRGVISTKFVMSKILERGHHTYKVEKFIQELAWRDYWQQVWIAKGNEINTDLKHQQTPIANWSIPKSIVEATTGIIAIDNSIQQLYETGYMHNHLRMYVASIACNVAQSHWKAPAQWLYYHLLDGDWASNALSWQWVAGANSNKKYYANQENINTYCRTNQKNTFLDVSYETFNTSMEIPGRLKETESLNLKTELPEMEPLSIDENLPAYIYNFYNLDSEWKKDTSANRVLLLEPSHFKNYPVSKKSIDFVLATSKNIKNIQIYVGEFKELVASHNLKDIHFKEHPLNAHYKGTEEPRDWMFKVEGYFPSFFGFWKKCKKQLKY, from the coding sequence ATGCTACCTTTTCCCGTTTCCTTTGATGAGATTCTTAACCGTGTCGATTTGGTGGATCCTGTTGCTTATGGCTCCTCTAGAAATTATATAGATGGAGCGGTAAGTTATTTATCGCCCTATATTTCAAGAGGCGTCATCTCAACAAAATTTGTGATGTCCAAAATATTGGAACGTGGACATCATACATACAAAGTGGAAAAGTTTATCCAAGAACTGGCTTGGCGCGATTATTGGCAACAGGTTTGGATAGCCAAAGGGAATGAAATCAATACCGATTTAAAACACCAACAAACACCGATAGCAAATTGGTCAATACCTAAATCCATAGTAGAAGCGACTACTGGAATAATAGCGATAGATAATTCCATTCAACAGCTTTATGAAACAGGCTATATGCACAATCATTTGCGGATGTATGTTGCTTCCATTGCTTGCAATGTGGCCCAAAGTCACTGGAAAGCTCCCGCGCAATGGCTCTATTATCATTTATTGGATGGAGATTGGGCCAGCAACGCCTTGAGCTGGCAATGGGTAGCGGGTGCCAATAGCAACAAAAAGTATTATGCCAATCAGGAGAATATCAATACATATTGCCGAACTAATCAAAAGAATACGTTTTTGGATGTTTCCTATGAAACTTTCAATACTAGCATGGAAATTCCGGGTAGGTTAAAAGAAACGGAATCCCTAAATCTGAAAACCGAGCTACCTGAAATGGAACCCCTTTCAATCGATGAAAATCTTCCTGCCTACATTTATAATTTTTACAATCTTGATTCCGAGTGGAAAAAGGATACTTCTGCAAATAGGGTTCTGTTGTTGGAACCTTCTCATTTTAAAAACTATCCCGTGTCTAAAAAATCAATTGATTTTGTATTGGCGACTTCAAAAAATATTAAGAACATACAGATTTATGTAGGTGAATTTAAAGAACTGGTCGCATCACATAATCTGAAAGACATCCATTTTAAGGAACATCCATTGAATGCACATTACAAAGGCACCGAAGAACCCAGAGATTGGATGTTTAAGGTAGAAGGATATTTCCCTTCCTTTTTTGGATTCTGGAAAAAATGTAAAAAACAACTTAAATATTAA
- a CDS encoding PD40 domain-containing protein, translating into MIRTLTYSLTLIIGFFQTAQIAAQKPIEFENSKEVIKNYSGSLSTLEGYIPSISVTKDGKTAYFSQSSEQKPLYGVFSKKEQIHEVYRAEKINGKWSNVTKLKVCPKYASAKHPTVSEDGKRLFFASNMKGSYGKYDIYVADINANGSLGVSKNLGPKVNTKDDELYPNIYNGTLLFFASEGRDGFGGLDLYATQVTQNSLTSSVNLGSHINSSRDDYAIQLDTKKGESYVVSNRGANHTIEKVTIAYRKKSMDNTMVAYNDENLETALEAETSNEITSTSFDE; encoded by the coding sequence ATGATACGCACATTAACCTACAGTTTAACATTAATTATCGGATTTTTTCAGACAGCTCAAATTGCTGCCCAAAAACCGATTGAATTTGAAAATAGTAAAGAAGTAATCAAAAATTATAGTGGTTCTTTATCCACACTTGAAGGGTATATTCCTTCTATCTCTGTAACCAAAGATGGTAAAACAGCATATTTTAGCCAATCTAGCGAGCAGAAACCATTATATGGAGTATTTTCCAAAAAAGAACAGATACATGAGGTCTATCGCGCCGAAAAAATAAATGGCAAATGGAGCAATGTCACCAAATTAAAAGTCTGCCCAAAGTATGCTTCTGCCAAACATCCCACCGTTTCAGAAGATGGCAAACGTCTTTTCTTTGCTTCAAACATGAAAGGAAGCTATGGAAAATATGATATCTATGTTGCTGATATAAATGCGAATGGTAGTTTAGGTGTATCCAAAAATCTTGGTCCTAAAGTAAACACTAAAGATGATGAACTATATCCCAATATATATAACGGAACACTTTTGTTCTTTGCTTCTGAAGGACGTGATGGCTTTGGAGGTCTTGACCTATATGCTACGCAGGTTACCCAGAATAGTCTAACCTCTTCTGTAAACCTAGGAAGTCATATCAATAGCAGTAGAGATGATTATGCCATTCAACTTGATACTAAAAAAGGAGAAAGTTATGTGGTGTCCAATAGGGGTGCAAACCACACCATTGAAAAAGTAACTATTGCCTACAGAAAGAAATCCATGGATAATACCATGGTCGCTTATAACGATGAAAACCTGGAAACAGCTTTGGAGGCAGAGACTTCAAACGAGATTACCAGTACTTCCTTTGATGAATAA
- a CDS encoding cryptochrome/photolyase family protein, with product MKSVHLIFPHQLFEASPLFDISAPIYLVEEYLFFKQYPFHKQKIAFHRASMKSYEAFLKSKKYEVIYVESIDEISDIRKLIPKLSEEGVEHINYIDPTDNWLEKRILQACAACNISTKKFESPLFLNSKDDLVSFFRKDKKKYHQTKFYIDERKKRYILLDPGEKPQGGKWTFDKENRKKYPAKKIPPPVQFPDVDEFYREAKNYVKKHFSDHLGELTEHALYPTNFETSKAWLNQFFEHRFMEFGTYEDAIVAEESILNHSVLTPMLNVGLLTPSQIVDASLDYAEKNNVPINSTEGFVRQIIGWREFIRGMYEARGTDERTCNFWGFTRKIPASFYDGTTGIYPVDQTIKKLLKSGYSHHIERLMVLGNFMLLCEFDPNEVYRWFMELYIDAYDWVMVPNIYGMSQFSDGGLMATKPYISGSNYLMKMSNHKKGEWQEVWDGMFWLFMDTHRDFFTQNPRLGMLVGTLDRMSADKKERLFNKAEGYLSSLES from the coding sequence ATGAAAAGCGTACATCTTATTTTTCCCCATCAATTGTTTGAAGCATCTCCCCTATTTGACATTTCGGCACCTATTTACTTGGTGGAAGAATACCTGTTTTTTAAACAATACCCGTTTCACAAACAGAAAATAGCGTTTCACAGGGCTTCTATGAAATCTTATGAGGCTTTCTTAAAATCGAAAAAATACGAGGTCATCTATGTGGAATCCATTGATGAAATATCGGATATTCGAAAATTGATTCCAAAATTGTCCGAAGAAGGTGTAGAACATATCAATTACATAGACCCAACAGACAATTGGCTGGAAAAAAGGATTCTGCAGGCTTGTGCAGCATGTAACATCAGCACAAAAAAGTTTGAGTCTCCACTATTTCTAAATTCAAAAGATGACCTTGTTTCTTTTTTTAGAAAAGATAAGAAGAAGTACCACCAGACCAAGTTTTATATAGATGAGCGAAAAAAACGTTACATCCTTTTAGACCCTGGTGAAAAACCCCAAGGGGGAAAGTGGACGTTTGACAAGGAGAATCGAAAAAAATATCCTGCAAAAAAAATACCGCCACCAGTACAATTTCCGGATGTTGATGAATTCTATAGGGAAGCCAAAAATTATGTGAAAAAACACTTTTCCGACCATTTGGGAGAACTTACGGAACACGCCCTATACCCAACAAATTTTGAAACGTCCAAAGCGTGGCTCAATCAGTTTTTTGAGCATCGCTTTATGGAATTTGGTACTTACGAGGATGCCATAGTAGCTGAGGAGTCCATTCTCAATCACAGCGTTCTGACACCAATGTTGAATGTTGGGCTATTAACGCCCTCCCAGATAGTCGATGCAAGTCTGGACTATGCAGAAAAAAATAATGTTCCCATAAACTCCACAGAAGGTTTTGTACGACAGATTATTGGGTGGCGCGAATTTATCAGGGGCATGTACGAAGCTCGTGGCACCGATGAGCGAACATGTAATTTCTGGGGATTCACCAGAAAAATTCCAGCATCATTTTATGATGGCACAACTGGGATATACCCCGTGGACCAAACCATAAAAAAGTTATTAAAGTCTGGTTATTCCCATCATATAGAGCGATTGATGGTGCTTGGAAACTTTATGTTGCTCTGCGAATTCGACCCAAACGAAGTGTACAGATGGTTCATGGAACTATATATTGACGCGTATGATTGGGTCATGGTGCCTAACATCTATGGAATGAGCCAGTTTTCAGATGGTGGGCTAATGGCGACCAAACCCTATATAAGCGGCAGTAATTACCTAATGAAGATGAGCAACCACAAAAAAGGCGAATGGCAAGAAGTATGGGACGGTATGTTTTGGCTATTTATGGATACACATAGGGATTTTTTCACCCAAAACCCAAGATTGGGTATGCTCGTTGGCACTTTGGATAGAATGTCTGCCGATAAGAAAGAACGTCTTTTCAATAAAGCAGAGGGATACTTGTCAAGCTTGGAAAGCTAA